In one window of Gossypium hirsutum isolate 1008001.06 chromosome A01, Gossypium_hirsutum_v2.1, whole genome shotgun sequence DNA:
- the LOC107952988 gene encoding poly(A)-specific ribonuclease PARN isoform X2 has translation MNTTRHWPQRAFILSRALSRAFSDTPSPTFPLKHVTRSNFESALVELRSHVRAADFVAIDMEMTGVTSAPWRESFEFDRFDIRYLKVKDSAEKFAVLQFGVCPFRWDSLKQSFIAHPHNFFVFARQEIPLDRTSYEFLCQTTSMDFLAKYQFDFNACIHEGISYLSRGQEDEARKRLISPKGDQLTHPSHNLRETTDLPLVRVADVLFTERMKKRLGEWRDDLLQNRVGGPQEEKVPDDLNQQFRTVFFKMRPALSLDGFTSHQLSLIRMEEVKTDHQRRAEMKINAAVGFRHVIDLLSSENKLIVGHNCILDIAHVHSKFLAPLPSTAEEFVSCVNKYFPSIIDTKILLNADYTLQRKMKRSSTSLSSAFSLLCPEIAHGFTRNVLSYEPCVKVEVHVDEMRSSNWNSGAKHEAGYDAFMTGCVFAQACSHLGIDFQLHSPSENLTQNEKLQKHMNLLYLSWINGDIIDLRTGNRSAELSGSNMIRKPYRKILFKNILLLWGFPSKLKPSMIRDCICKTLGPTSVICTYGIDQTAVFVQFSKAELVSDFLNLKETLEQSNDAISHLHPLSQLLEGGNTHAASYETYKEICASPISKVLFADQAEAVGIKWKTELLPSDKEESHDNTRSHLESAMDSPQAVEKSKSRNTEDVVNDSSNKRFCDDIIDSFLKVEKIRRTTNL, from the exons ATGAACACCACAAGACACTGGCCCCAGAGGGCCTTTATCCTCTCACGTGCGCTATCACGTGCCTTTTCCGACACCCCTTCCCCGACGTTCCCTCTGAAGCACGTGACACGATCCAACTTCGAATCGGCCCTCGTTGAACTCCGTTCGCACGTACGAGCTGCCGATTTCGTGGCCATCGACATGGAAATGACGGGGGTAACTAGCGCGCCCTGGAGGGAATCTTTCGAGTTTGATCGGTTTGATATTCGGTATCTCAAAGTCAAAGATTCCGCTGAGAAATTCGCTGTTCTTCAGTTCGGCGTTTGCCCTTTTCGTTGGGACTCACTTAAGCAGTCGTTCATTGCTCACCC GCACAATTTCTTTGTATTTGCTCGTCAAGAAATTCCACTTGATAGGACCTCTTATGAATTCCTTTGCCAAACGACATCAATGGATTTTTTGGCTAAATATCAGTTTGATTTCAACGCTTGCATACATGAAG GTATATCTTACTTGTCCAGAGGACAAGAAGATGAGGCTCGTAAAAGATTAATATCACCTAAAGGAGATCAGTTAACACATCCGTCTCATAATTTAAGAGAAACTACGGACTTACCGTTGGTCCGAGTGGCTGATGTTCTCTTCACTGAAAGAATGAAGAAAAGATTGGGTGAATGGCGTGATGATTTATTACAGAATAGGGTAGGAGGGCCTCAAGAAGAAAAGGTTCCTGATGACTTAAATCAACAATTTCGGACAGTTTTCTTCAAGATGCGTCCTGCTCTGAGTTTGGATGGATTCACTTCTCACCAACTTAGTCTGATACGAATG GAGGAGGTGAAGACTGATCATCAGAGAAGGGCAGAAATGAAGATCAATGCTGCAGTAGGGTTTCGTCATGTGATCGATCTCCTTTCTTCAGAAAATAAGTTGATTGTTGGTCACAATTGCATCCTGG ATATTGCTCACGTACACAGCAAATTCCTAGCTCCTCTTCCTTCAACAGCTGAAGAATTTGTCTCCTGCGTGAACAAATACTTCCCAAGTATCATTGACACCAAAATACTTTTGAATGCTGACTACACATTACAACGAAAGATGAAGAGATCTAGCACATCATTATCCTCAGCATTTTCATTATTATGCCCAGAGATAGCTCACGGGTTTACACGTAATGTTCTGTCTTATGAGCCATGTGTTAAGGTTGAGGTCCACGTGGATGAAATGAG GTCTTCTAATTGGAACTCTGGAGCCAAGCATGAAGCTGGTTATGATGCTTTTATGACAGGCTGTGTGTTTGCCCAGGCTTGCAGTCATCTAGGCATTGACTTTCAGCTTCATTCTCCTTCTGAAAATCTGACCCAAAATGAAAAGCTGCAGAAGCACATGAACCTTCTATATCTGAGTTGGATTAATGGAGACATTATTGATCTGAGGACTGGTAACCGGTCTGCAGAGTTGTCAGGCTCTAATATGATCAGAAAGCCATATCGAAAGATTTTATTTAAGAACATCCTTTTACTCTGGGGATTCCCTTCAAAACTGAAGCCAAGTATGATAAGAGATTGCATCTGCAAAACCCTTGGTCCTACCTCTGTTATTTGTACATACGGTATAGATCAAACTGCAGTGTTTGTTCAGTTCAGCAAGGCAGAGTTGGTATCAGACTTTTTGAATTTGAAGGAAACTCTAGAGCAAAGTAACGATGCAATTTCTCATTTGCATCCTCTTTCACAACTTCTGGAAGGTGGAAATACCCATGCCGCTAGTTATGAAACTTATAAAGAGATCTGTGCATCACCTATCTCGAAAGTGTTGTTTGCAGATCAAGCAGAGGCTGTTGGCATCAAATGGAAGACCGAATTGTTACCATCTGATAAAGAAGAGAGCCATGACAATACTCGTTCCCATCTAGAAAGTGCAATGGATAGTCCACAGGCTGTTGAAAAATCCAAGTCAAGGAACACCGAGGATGTAGTAAATGATTCATCGAACAAACGGTTTTGTGACGATATCATTGATTCATTTCTTAAAGTTGAAAAGATAAGAAGAACCACTAATTTGTAA
- the LOC107952988 gene encoding poly(A)-specific ribonuclease PARN isoform X1, translating to MNTTRHWPQRAFILSRALSRAFSDTPSPTFPLKHVTRSNFESALVELRSHVRAADFVAIDMEMTGVTSAPWRESFEFDRFDIRYLKVKDSAEKFAVLQFGVCPFRWDSLKQSFIAHPHNFFVFARQEIPLDRTSYEFLCQTTSMDFLAKYQFDFNACIHEGISYLSRGQEDEARKRLISPKGDQLTHPSHNLRETTDLPLVRVADVLFTERMKKRLGEWRDDLLQNRVGGPQEEKVPDDLNQQFRTVFFKMRPALSLDGFTSHQLSLIRMVTRKHFKDLTYVCFNGESTSEELVVYTDSESDKARLMEEVKTDHQRRAEMKINAAVGFRHVIDLLSSENKLIVGHNCILDIAHVHSKFLAPLPSTAEEFVSCVNKYFPSIIDTKILLNADYTLQRKMKRSSTSLSSAFSLLCPEIAHGFTRNVLSYEPCVKVEVHVDEMRSSNWNSGAKHEAGYDAFMTGCVFAQACSHLGIDFQLHSPSENLTQNEKLQKHMNLLYLSWINGDIIDLRTGNRSAELSGSNMIRKPYRKILFKNILLLWGFPSKLKPSMIRDCICKTLGPTSVICTYGIDQTAVFVQFSKAELVSDFLNLKETLEQSNDAISHLHPLSQLLEGGNTHAASYETYKEICASPISKVLFADQAEAVGIKWKTELLPSDKEESHDNTRSHLESAMDSPQAVEKSKSRNTEDVVNDSSNKRFCDDIIDSFLKVEKIRRTTNL from the exons ATGAACACCACAAGACACTGGCCCCAGAGGGCCTTTATCCTCTCACGTGCGCTATCACGTGCCTTTTCCGACACCCCTTCCCCGACGTTCCCTCTGAAGCACGTGACACGATCCAACTTCGAATCGGCCCTCGTTGAACTCCGTTCGCACGTACGAGCTGCCGATTTCGTGGCCATCGACATGGAAATGACGGGGGTAACTAGCGCGCCCTGGAGGGAATCTTTCGAGTTTGATCGGTTTGATATTCGGTATCTCAAAGTCAAAGATTCCGCTGAGAAATTCGCTGTTCTTCAGTTCGGCGTTTGCCCTTTTCGTTGGGACTCACTTAAGCAGTCGTTCATTGCTCACCC GCACAATTTCTTTGTATTTGCTCGTCAAGAAATTCCACTTGATAGGACCTCTTATGAATTCCTTTGCCAAACGACATCAATGGATTTTTTGGCTAAATATCAGTTTGATTTCAACGCTTGCATACATGAAG GTATATCTTACTTGTCCAGAGGACAAGAAGATGAGGCTCGTAAAAGATTAATATCACCTAAAGGAGATCAGTTAACACATCCGTCTCATAATTTAAGAGAAACTACGGACTTACCGTTGGTCCGAGTGGCTGATGTTCTCTTCACTGAAAGAATGAAGAAAAGATTGGGTGAATGGCGTGATGATTTATTACAGAATAGGGTAGGAGGGCCTCAAGAAGAAAAGGTTCCTGATGACTTAAATCAACAATTTCGGACAGTTTTCTTCAAGATGCGTCCTGCTCTGAGTTTGGATGGATTCACTTCTCACCAACTTAGTCTGATACGAATG GTCACAAGGAAGCATTTCAAAGATCTTACTTATGTTTGTTTTAACGGTGAAAGTACTTCAGAAGAGTTAGTAGTTTATACAGACTCAGAGAGTGATAAAGCGAGACTTATG GAGGAGGTGAAGACTGATCATCAGAGAAGGGCAGAAATGAAGATCAATGCTGCAGTAGGGTTTCGTCATGTGATCGATCTCCTTTCTTCAGAAAATAAGTTGATTGTTGGTCACAATTGCATCCTGG ATATTGCTCACGTACACAGCAAATTCCTAGCTCCTCTTCCTTCAACAGCTGAAGAATTTGTCTCCTGCGTGAACAAATACTTCCCAAGTATCATTGACACCAAAATACTTTTGAATGCTGACTACACATTACAACGAAAGATGAAGAGATCTAGCACATCATTATCCTCAGCATTTTCATTATTATGCCCAGAGATAGCTCACGGGTTTACACGTAATGTTCTGTCTTATGAGCCATGTGTTAAGGTTGAGGTCCACGTGGATGAAATGAG GTCTTCTAATTGGAACTCTGGAGCCAAGCATGAAGCTGGTTATGATGCTTTTATGACAGGCTGTGTGTTTGCCCAGGCTTGCAGTCATCTAGGCATTGACTTTCAGCTTCATTCTCCTTCTGAAAATCTGACCCAAAATGAAAAGCTGCAGAAGCACATGAACCTTCTATATCTGAGTTGGATTAATGGAGACATTATTGATCTGAGGACTGGTAACCGGTCTGCAGAGTTGTCAGGCTCTAATATGATCAGAAAGCCATATCGAAAGATTTTATTTAAGAACATCCTTTTACTCTGGGGATTCCCTTCAAAACTGAAGCCAAGTATGATAAGAGATTGCATCTGCAAAACCCTTGGTCCTACCTCTGTTATTTGTACATACGGTATAGATCAAACTGCAGTGTTTGTTCAGTTCAGCAAGGCAGAGTTGGTATCAGACTTTTTGAATTTGAAGGAAACTCTAGAGCAAAGTAACGATGCAATTTCTCATTTGCATCCTCTTTCACAACTTCTGGAAGGTGGAAATACCCATGCCGCTAGTTATGAAACTTATAAAGAGATCTGTGCATCACCTATCTCGAAAGTGTTGTTTGCAGATCAAGCAGAGGCTGTTGGCATCAAATGGAAGACCGAATTGTTACCATCTGATAAAGAAGAGAGCCATGACAATACTCGTTCCCATCTAGAAAGTGCAATGGATAGTCCACAGGCTGTTGAAAAATCCAAGTCAAGGAACACCGAGGATGTAGTAAATGATTCATCGAACAAACGGTTTTGTGACGATATCATTGATTCATTTCTTAAAGTTGAAAAGATAAGAAGAACCACTAATTTGTAA